One window from the genome of Elaeis guineensis isolate ETL-2024a chromosome 5, EG11, whole genome shotgun sequence encodes:
- the LOC105045769 gene encoding putative respiratory burst oxidase homolog protein H isoform X1 codes for MVSPHELVDVPLADPSAHELESIMIHGMDNRSVHEASIPFVQNSAAPKPLRVEPQRSLARTLMSQPKKIKELRRFSPRAPVREAVRHPFGRRMRRTQSNAELGLKSLRFLDKTTGGKEDGWKVVEKRFDQFAVNGRLPKENFGRCIGMADSKEFAGELFAALARRRNLEPENGITQDELKEFWEEMTDQNFDSRLGIFFDMCDKNGDGKLTEDEVKEVIILSASANKLAKLKGHAATYAALIMEELDPDQLGYIEIWQLETLLRGMVSSQGNEKIDKRSHTLARTMIPTQYRNPINRSVRKTADFIHENWKRIWVLSLWLTLNIVLFIWKFYQYRRRSAYEVMGYCVCVAKGAAETLKLNMALILLPVCRNTLTRLRSTALSRVVPFDDNINFHKTIALAITIGALAHTTAHVACDFPRLIKCPKPKFMSLLGRNFNYQQPTYLTLLSSAPGVTGVLIVIIMAFSFTLATHSFRRNVVKLPSPLHHLAGFNAFWYAHHLLVLAYVLLVVHSYFIYLTREWYKKTTWMYLSIPVLFYACERLIRKFREKNYRVSIVKAAIYPGNVLSIHMKKPPGFRYKSGMYLFVKCPDVSPFEWHPFSITSAPGEDYLSVHIRTLGDWTTALRNLFGKVCESQVLSKKANLVRLETTVVADAQIEETRFPKLLIDGPYGAPAQNYKKYDILLLIGLGIGATPFISILKDLLNNLKSNEEVQNIDMADVPNTKGNGPGRAYFYWVTREQGSFEWFKGVMNDVAESDHNNVIEMHNYLTSVYEEGDARSALIAMVQSLQHAKNGVDIVSGSRIRTHFARPNWRKVFSDLANAHKSSRIGVFYCGSPTLTKQLRDLSQEFSHTTTTRFHFHKENF; via the exons ATGGTATCGCCACATGAACTGGTTGATGTGCCGCTGGCCGATCCTTCAGCACATGAGCTTGAGAGCATCATGATTCACGGCATGGACAACCGATCGGTTCATGAAGCTTCAATTCCATTTGTGCAGAATTCAGCAGCCCCAAAACCTCTGAGAGTCGAACCACAGCGAAGCCTTGCAAGAACTTTGATGTCCCAGCCCaagaagatcaaggagttgaGACGGTTCTCACCGCGTGCGCCGGTCAGGGAAGCAGTGAGGCATCCATTTGGCAGGCGAATGCGGAGGACGCAGTCTAACGCAGAATTGGGGCTCAAGAGCCTTCGCTTTCTCGATAAAACAACGGGCGGGAAGGAGGATGGATGGAAGGTGGTGGAGAAGCGGTTCGACCAATTTGCCGTCAATGGAAGGCTACCCAAGGAGAATTTCGGGCGCTGCATTG GGATGGCTGATTCTAAGGAGTTTGCTGGGGAGCTTTTTGCCGCCCTAGCAAGACGGAGGAACCTGGAACCAGAGAATGGAATTACACAAGATGAATTAAAGGAGTTCTGGGAAGAGATGACGGACCAAAACTTTGATTCCCGGCTAGGGATATTCTTTGACAT GTGTGACAAGAATGGGGATGGAAAACTTACAGAAGATGAGGTGAAAGAG GTCATCATTTTGAGTGCTTCAGCAAACAAACTTGCAAAACTTAAGGGGCATGCTGCAACCTATGCTGCTCTCATAATGGAGGAACTAGATCCTGACCAACTTGGCTATATTGAG ATCTGGCAGCTTGAAACATTACTGCGAGGAATGGTGAGCTCACAGGGAAATGAGAAGATAGACAAACGTAGTCATACCCTTGCGAGAACAATGATACCAACGCAGTACAGAAACCCAATCAACAGAAGTGTCAGGAAGACAGCAGATTTCATCCATGAGAACTGGAAGAGGATTTGGGTTCTTTCACTATGGCTGACGCTGAACATAGTACTATTTATATGGAAATTTTACCAGTACAGGAGGAGATCAGCATATGAAGTGATGGGCTATTGCGTATGTGTAGCCAAGGGTGCAGCAGAGACCCTGAAACTGAATATGGCACTCATTCTCCTCCCTGTATGTCGAAACACCCTTACAAGGCTCAGATCAACTGCTCTCAGTAGAGTCGTCCCATTTGATGATAACATCAACTTCCACAAG ACAATTGCATTGGCCATCACCATCGGGGCTCTTGCTCATACAACTGCTCATGTAGCATGTGATTTTCCAAGACTAATAAAATGCCCAAAGCCAAAATTCATGAGTTTATTAGGACGAAATTTCAATTATCAGCAACCAACATATTTAACTCTATTATCCAGTGCTCCAGGGGTCACTGGTGTCCTCATAGTCATCATAATGGCATTTTCTTTCACCCTAGCCACACATTCTTTCAGAAGAAATGTGGTAAAGTTGCCATCACCTCTGCACCACTTAGCTGGATTCAATGCATTTTGGTATGCCCACCATCTTCTGGTGCTTGCGTATGTCCTCCTTGTTGTGCATTCCTACTTCATTTACCTCACGCGGGAATGGTACAAGAAGACA ACATGGATGTATCTATCAATTCCAGTCCTCTTTTATGCCTGTGAGAGACTAATCAGAAAATTTCGTGAGAAAAATTATCGTGTGAGCATTGTTAAG GCAGCAATATATCCAGGCAATGTCCTTTCAATACACATGAAAAAGCCACCAGGTTTCAGATACAAGAGTGGAATGTACCTATTTGTCAAATGTCCAGATGTCTCACCCTTCGAATG GCATCCCTTCTCTATCACTTCCGCACCAGGAGAAGACTACTTGAGTGTTCATATCCGGACCTTGGGAGACTGGACAACAGCACTCAGGAATTTATTTGGAAAG GTTTGTGAGTCTCAAGTTTTGTCTAAGAAGGCTAACCTGGTCAGACTTGAAACAACAGTTGTAGCAGATGCTCAAATTGAAGAAACAAG ATTCCCAAAGCTCCTGATAGATGGGCCTTACGGTGCACCAGCTcaaaattacaaaaaatatgatattctTTTGCTCATCGGGCTTGGAATCGGTGCAACTCCATTTATCAGCATACTAAAGGATCTCCTCAACAATCTGAAATCAAATGAG GAAGTACAGAATATAGACATGGCAGATGTACCCAACACCAAAGGAAATGGTCCAGGAAGAGCTTACTTCTATTGGGTAACAAGGGAACAAGGTTCCTTTGAATGGTTTAAAGGTGTCATGAATGATGTGGCAGAAAGCGATCATAAT AATGTTATAGAAATGCACAACTACTTGACCAGTGTGTATGAAGAAGGTGATGCAAGGTCAGCTCTGATTGCAATGGTTCAGTCGCTACAACATGCCAAGAATGGTGTTGATATCGTCTCTGGCAGTCGG ATTCGGACCCATTTTGCAAGGCCAAACTGGAGGAAAGTGTTCTCAGACTTAGCTAATGCCCATAAGTCTTCTCGCATAG GTGTTTTCTACTGTGGATCTCCAACACTTACAAAACAACTGAGAGATCTTTCACAAGAATTCAGCCACACCACCACAACCCGCTTCCATTTCCACAAGGAGAATTTCTAG
- the LOC105045769 gene encoding putative respiratory burst oxidase homolog protein H isoform X2: protein MVSPHELVDVPLADPSAHELESIMIHGMDNRSVHEASIPFVQNSAAPKPLRVEPQRSLARTLMSQPKKIKELRRFSPRAPVREAVRHPFGRRMRRTQSNAELGLKSLRFLDKTTGGKEDGWKVVEKRFDQFAVNGRLPKENFGRCIGMADSKEFAGELFAALARRRNLEPENGITQDELKEFWEEMTDQNFDSRLGIFFDMCDKNGDGKLTEDEVKEVIILSASANKLAKLKGHAATYAALIMEELDPDQLGYIEIWQLETLLRGMVSSQGNEKIDKRSHTLARTMIPTQYRNPINRSVRKTADFIHENWKRIWVLSLWLTLNIVLFIWKFYQYRRRSAYEVMGYCVCVAKGAAETLKLNMALILLPVCRNTLTRLRSTALSRVVPFDDNINFHKTWMYLSIPVLFYACERLIRKFREKNYRVSIVKAAIYPGNVLSIHMKKPPGFRYKSGMYLFVKCPDVSPFEWHPFSITSAPGEDYLSVHIRTLGDWTTALRNLFGKVCESQVLSKKANLVRLETTVVADAQIEETRFPKLLIDGPYGAPAQNYKKYDILLLIGLGIGATPFISILKDLLNNLKSNEEVQNIDMADVPNTKGNGPGRAYFYWVTREQGSFEWFKGVMNDVAESDHNNVIEMHNYLTSVYEEGDARSALIAMVQSLQHAKNGVDIVSGSRIRTHFARPNWRKVFSDLANAHKSSRIGVFYCGSPTLTKQLRDLSQEFSHTTTTRFHFHKENF from the exons ATGGTATCGCCACATGAACTGGTTGATGTGCCGCTGGCCGATCCTTCAGCACATGAGCTTGAGAGCATCATGATTCACGGCATGGACAACCGATCGGTTCATGAAGCTTCAATTCCATTTGTGCAGAATTCAGCAGCCCCAAAACCTCTGAGAGTCGAACCACAGCGAAGCCTTGCAAGAACTTTGATGTCCCAGCCCaagaagatcaaggagttgaGACGGTTCTCACCGCGTGCGCCGGTCAGGGAAGCAGTGAGGCATCCATTTGGCAGGCGAATGCGGAGGACGCAGTCTAACGCAGAATTGGGGCTCAAGAGCCTTCGCTTTCTCGATAAAACAACGGGCGGGAAGGAGGATGGATGGAAGGTGGTGGAGAAGCGGTTCGACCAATTTGCCGTCAATGGAAGGCTACCCAAGGAGAATTTCGGGCGCTGCATTG GGATGGCTGATTCTAAGGAGTTTGCTGGGGAGCTTTTTGCCGCCCTAGCAAGACGGAGGAACCTGGAACCAGAGAATGGAATTACACAAGATGAATTAAAGGAGTTCTGGGAAGAGATGACGGACCAAAACTTTGATTCCCGGCTAGGGATATTCTTTGACAT GTGTGACAAGAATGGGGATGGAAAACTTACAGAAGATGAGGTGAAAGAG GTCATCATTTTGAGTGCTTCAGCAAACAAACTTGCAAAACTTAAGGGGCATGCTGCAACCTATGCTGCTCTCATAATGGAGGAACTAGATCCTGACCAACTTGGCTATATTGAG ATCTGGCAGCTTGAAACATTACTGCGAGGAATGGTGAGCTCACAGGGAAATGAGAAGATAGACAAACGTAGTCATACCCTTGCGAGAACAATGATACCAACGCAGTACAGAAACCCAATCAACAGAAGTGTCAGGAAGACAGCAGATTTCATCCATGAGAACTGGAAGAGGATTTGGGTTCTTTCACTATGGCTGACGCTGAACATAGTACTATTTATATGGAAATTTTACCAGTACAGGAGGAGATCAGCATATGAAGTGATGGGCTATTGCGTATGTGTAGCCAAGGGTGCAGCAGAGACCCTGAAACTGAATATGGCACTCATTCTCCTCCCTGTATGTCGAAACACCCTTACAAGGCTCAGATCAACTGCTCTCAGTAGAGTCGTCCCATTTGATGATAACATCAACTTCCACAAG ACATGGATGTATCTATCAATTCCAGTCCTCTTTTATGCCTGTGAGAGACTAATCAGAAAATTTCGTGAGAAAAATTATCGTGTGAGCATTGTTAAG GCAGCAATATATCCAGGCAATGTCCTTTCAATACACATGAAAAAGCCACCAGGTTTCAGATACAAGAGTGGAATGTACCTATTTGTCAAATGTCCAGATGTCTCACCCTTCGAATG GCATCCCTTCTCTATCACTTCCGCACCAGGAGAAGACTACTTGAGTGTTCATATCCGGACCTTGGGAGACTGGACAACAGCACTCAGGAATTTATTTGGAAAG GTTTGTGAGTCTCAAGTTTTGTCTAAGAAGGCTAACCTGGTCAGACTTGAAACAACAGTTGTAGCAGATGCTCAAATTGAAGAAACAAG ATTCCCAAAGCTCCTGATAGATGGGCCTTACGGTGCACCAGCTcaaaattacaaaaaatatgatattctTTTGCTCATCGGGCTTGGAATCGGTGCAACTCCATTTATCAGCATACTAAAGGATCTCCTCAACAATCTGAAATCAAATGAG GAAGTACAGAATATAGACATGGCAGATGTACCCAACACCAAAGGAAATGGTCCAGGAAGAGCTTACTTCTATTGGGTAACAAGGGAACAAGGTTCCTTTGAATGGTTTAAAGGTGTCATGAATGATGTGGCAGAAAGCGATCATAAT AATGTTATAGAAATGCACAACTACTTGACCAGTGTGTATGAAGAAGGTGATGCAAGGTCAGCTCTGATTGCAATGGTTCAGTCGCTACAACATGCCAAGAATGGTGTTGATATCGTCTCTGGCAGTCGG ATTCGGACCCATTTTGCAAGGCCAAACTGGAGGAAAGTGTTCTCAGACTTAGCTAATGCCCATAAGTCTTCTCGCATAG GTGTTTTCTACTGTGGATCTCCAACACTTACAAAACAACTGAGAGATCTTTCACAAGAATTCAGCCACACCACCACAACCCGCTTCCATTTCCACAAGGAGAATTTCTAG
- the LOC105045769 gene encoding putative respiratory burst oxidase homolog protein H isoform X3 — MEGGGEAVRPICRQWKATQGEFRALHWCDKNGDGKLTEDEVKEVIILSASANKLAKLKGHAATYAALIMEELDPDQLGYIEIWQLETLLRGMVSSQGNEKIDKRSHTLARTMIPTQYRNPINRSVRKTADFIHENWKRIWVLSLWLTLNIVLFIWKFYQYRRRSAYEVMGYCVCVAKGAAETLKLNMALILLPVCRNTLTRLRSTALSRVVPFDDNINFHKTIALAITIGALAHTTAHVACDFPRLIKCPKPKFMSLLGRNFNYQQPTYLTLLSSAPGVTGVLIVIIMAFSFTLATHSFRRNVVKLPSPLHHLAGFNAFWYAHHLLVLAYVLLVVHSYFIYLTREWYKKTTWMYLSIPVLFYACERLIRKFREKNYRVSIVKAAIYPGNVLSIHMKKPPGFRYKSGMYLFVKCPDVSPFEWHPFSITSAPGEDYLSVHIRTLGDWTTALRNLFGKVCESQVLSKKANLVRLETTVVADAQIEETRFPKLLIDGPYGAPAQNYKKYDILLLIGLGIGATPFISILKDLLNNLKSNEEVQNIDMADVPNTKGNGPGRAYFYWVTREQGSFEWFKGVMNDVAESDHNNVIEMHNYLTSVYEEGDARSALIAMVQSLQHAKNGVDIVSGSRIRTHFARPNWRKVFSDLANAHKSSRIGVFYCGSPTLTKQLRDLSQEFSHTTTTRFHFHKENF; from the exons ATGGAAGGTGGTGGAGAAGCGGTTCGACCAATTTGCCGTCAATGGAAGGCTACCCAAGGAGAATTTCGGGCGCTGCATTG GTGTGACAAGAATGGGGATGGAAAACTTACAGAAGATGAGGTGAAAGAG GTCATCATTTTGAGTGCTTCAGCAAACAAACTTGCAAAACTTAAGGGGCATGCTGCAACCTATGCTGCTCTCATAATGGAGGAACTAGATCCTGACCAACTTGGCTATATTGAG ATCTGGCAGCTTGAAACATTACTGCGAGGAATGGTGAGCTCACAGGGAAATGAGAAGATAGACAAACGTAGTCATACCCTTGCGAGAACAATGATACCAACGCAGTACAGAAACCCAATCAACAGAAGTGTCAGGAAGACAGCAGATTTCATCCATGAGAACTGGAAGAGGATTTGGGTTCTTTCACTATGGCTGACGCTGAACATAGTACTATTTATATGGAAATTTTACCAGTACAGGAGGAGATCAGCATATGAAGTGATGGGCTATTGCGTATGTGTAGCCAAGGGTGCAGCAGAGACCCTGAAACTGAATATGGCACTCATTCTCCTCCCTGTATGTCGAAACACCCTTACAAGGCTCAGATCAACTGCTCTCAGTAGAGTCGTCCCATTTGATGATAACATCAACTTCCACAAG ACAATTGCATTGGCCATCACCATCGGGGCTCTTGCTCATACAACTGCTCATGTAGCATGTGATTTTCCAAGACTAATAAAATGCCCAAAGCCAAAATTCATGAGTTTATTAGGACGAAATTTCAATTATCAGCAACCAACATATTTAACTCTATTATCCAGTGCTCCAGGGGTCACTGGTGTCCTCATAGTCATCATAATGGCATTTTCTTTCACCCTAGCCACACATTCTTTCAGAAGAAATGTGGTAAAGTTGCCATCACCTCTGCACCACTTAGCTGGATTCAATGCATTTTGGTATGCCCACCATCTTCTGGTGCTTGCGTATGTCCTCCTTGTTGTGCATTCCTACTTCATTTACCTCACGCGGGAATGGTACAAGAAGACA ACATGGATGTATCTATCAATTCCAGTCCTCTTTTATGCCTGTGAGAGACTAATCAGAAAATTTCGTGAGAAAAATTATCGTGTGAGCATTGTTAAG GCAGCAATATATCCAGGCAATGTCCTTTCAATACACATGAAAAAGCCACCAGGTTTCAGATACAAGAGTGGAATGTACCTATTTGTCAAATGTCCAGATGTCTCACCCTTCGAATG GCATCCCTTCTCTATCACTTCCGCACCAGGAGAAGACTACTTGAGTGTTCATATCCGGACCTTGGGAGACTGGACAACAGCACTCAGGAATTTATTTGGAAAG GTTTGTGAGTCTCAAGTTTTGTCTAAGAAGGCTAACCTGGTCAGACTTGAAACAACAGTTGTAGCAGATGCTCAAATTGAAGAAACAAG ATTCCCAAAGCTCCTGATAGATGGGCCTTACGGTGCACCAGCTcaaaattacaaaaaatatgatattctTTTGCTCATCGGGCTTGGAATCGGTGCAACTCCATTTATCAGCATACTAAAGGATCTCCTCAACAATCTGAAATCAAATGAG GAAGTACAGAATATAGACATGGCAGATGTACCCAACACCAAAGGAAATGGTCCAGGAAGAGCTTACTTCTATTGGGTAACAAGGGAACAAGGTTCCTTTGAATGGTTTAAAGGTGTCATGAATGATGTGGCAGAAAGCGATCATAAT AATGTTATAGAAATGCACAACTACTTGACCAGTGTGTATGAAGAAGGTGATGCAAGGTCAGCTCTGATTGCAATGGTTCAGTCGCTACAACATGCCAAGAATGGTGTTGATATCGTCTCTGGCAGTCGG ATTCGGACCCATTTTGCAAGGCCAAACTGGAGGAAAGTGTTCTCAGACTTAGCTAATGCCCATAAGTCTTCTCGCATAG GTGTTTTCTACTGTGGATCTCCAACACTTACAAAACAACTGAGAGATCTTTCACAAGAATTCAGCCACACCACCACAACCCGCTTCCATTTCCACAAGGAGAATTTCTAG